One Syntrophobacterales bacterium genomic region harbors:
- a CDS encoding hydroxylamine oxidase: MKKRHTVIFWILLMSVSILVFSAQSGAAALSEATKTCLGCHENVTPGIVSDWQKSHHATVTPAEAIKKPLLERRVSFKDQPRGLETIFVGCAECHALNPDAHKDTFNHNGFKVHIVVTPGDCATCHPQETDEYSRNIMSEAHGNLLKNPVYKSLMDAANSLQKFDGAHARLTSVDKLTEEDSCIYCHGTKVEVTGSRSRETAMGEMEFPVLSGWPSGGVGRINPDGTKGACSACHTRHAFSIEMARKPATCSACHKGPDVPAYKVYQASKHGNLYESTGDKWNFGAVPWTLGKDFTAPTCATCHASLLVNEAGDVVAKRSHQMNDRSPWRLFGLIYAHPHPLSPDTTIIRNKAGLPLPTELTGEAAAVYLIDKKEQEKRRASLQTICLQCHATSWVDGHFARLEKSIETTNQMTRTATDIILSAWEKGLAQGLAKNDSIFNEAIERMWVEQWLFYANSTRFASAMGGADYGVFANGRWYMSKNIQQMSDWLHFLEATHAAGKNGKIKKDKK; the protein is encoded by the coding sequence ATGAAGAAGAGGCACACCGTTATTTTCTGGATTCTGTTAATGTCGGTTTCAATATTGGTATTTTCCGCACAATCAGGGGCCGCTGCGCTCAGCGAAGCAACAAAAACCTGCCTTGGCTGTCACGAGAACGTAACTCCAGGCATTGTGTCAGACTGGCAAAAAAGCCATCATGCAACCGTAACCCCGGCAGAGGCAATAAAAAAACCGCTTCTGGAACGGCGGGTCTCATTTAAAGACCAGCCCCGGGGGCTGGAAACTATTTTTGTCGGTTGCGCGGAATGCCACGCCCTGAATCCGGATGCCCACAAAGACACGTTCAACCATAACGGCTTCAAGGTGCATATTGTGGTCACTCCCGGGGATTGCGCAACCTGTCACCCTCAGGAAACGGACGAGTACTCCCGGAACATCATGTCCGAGGCGCATGGCAACCTCTTGAAAAACCCCGTTTATAAAAGCCTGATGGATGCCGCCAACAGCCTGCAGAAATTTGATGGCGCCCACGCCCGGCTCACCTCTGTTGACAAGCTTACCGAGGAGGATTCCTGCATCTACTGTCACGGTACGAAGGTTGAGGTCACGGGCAGCAGGAGCCGCGAGACAGCCATGGGCGAGATGGAATTCCCGGTTCTTTCCGGCTGGCCGAGTGGCGGTGTCGGGCGGATAAATCCGGATGGCACCAAAGGGGCCTGCTCCGCTTGTCACACCCGCCACGCCTTTTCGATCGAGATGGCCCGCAAACCGGCGACCTGCTCGGCGTGCCACAAGGGCCCTGACGTCCCGGCTTACAAGGTTTATCAGGCAAGCAAGCACGGGAATCTCTACGAATCAACCGGCGACAAGTGGAACTTCGGGGCTGTGCCCTGGACTCTCGGCAAGGATTTCACCGCACCGACCTGCGCGACCTGCCACGCAAGCCTCCTTGTAAACGAAGCGGGTGATGTTGTCGCCAAAAGGAGCCACCAGATGAACGACCGAAGCCCCTGGCGTCTGTTCGGTCTGATATACGCCCACCCGCATCCCCTGTCCCCCGATACCACAATCATCAGGAACAAGGCGGGGCTCCCCCTGCCGACAGAACTAACGGGAGAAGCGGCGGCCGTTTATCTGATCGATAAAAAAGAGCAGGAAAAGCGGCGCGCCTCCCTGCAGACAATCTGCCTTCAGTGCCATGCAACTTCCTGGGTGGACGGTCATTTTGCCCGTCTGGAAAAATCCATCGAGACCACCAACCAGATGACCAGAACCGCCACGGACATCATTCTTTCCGCCTGGGAAAAAGGCCTTGCCCAAGGGCTTGCAAAGAATGACAGCATTTTCAACGAGGCAATCGAGCGGATGTGGGTCGAACAGTGGCTTTTCTACGCAAACTCTACACGTTTTGCCTCGGCTATGGGGGGAGCTGATTACGGTGTTTTTGCCAATGGCCGTTGGTATATGTCAAAAAATATTCAACAGATGTCTGACTGGCTGCAT
- the proB gene encoding glutamate 5-kinase → MTRKEQLGNVKRIIVKVGSAVLTGEDGIDLEVIEQLVSDIAALREQGFQVIFVSSGAIASGKHRLGIEGKLKSLPQKQAAAAVGQGRLMRVYSNAFGKHGLFVGQVLLTMSDITDRKRFLNIRNTLFQLLDWGVIPVINENDTVAVEEIKFGDNDNLAAMCANIVEAHLVVNLTSTNGLYDQNPSHSQKAKLITLVTEITEEIENAASDEGTSAGIGGMKSKVLAAKKVIAIGTPYIIAPGKRKGVLQEIMDGKEVGTLFLPSADHLNSRKYWIAFTLRSRGRLLVDDGAKAAIVRDGKSLLPSGINQVEGEFALGDPVSCVDLTGNTIAKGLVNYGSEDMRKIIGLKSSQIESALGYKDYDEAIHRDNLAVTIHQNGKTRG, encoded by the coding sequence ATGACACGCAAAGAACAGCTTGGCAATGTCAAAAGAATTATCGTCAAGGTCGGCAGCGCCGTCCTGACAGGCGAGGACGGCATTGACCTTGAAGTAATCGAACAACTGGTTTCCGACATCGCTGCCCTGCGCGAGCAGGGATTTCAGGTAATTTTTGTCAGTTCCGGGGCCATTGCCTCCGGCAAACACCGGCTGGGAATCGAAGGAAAACTGAAAAGCCTGCCGCAGAAGCAGGCGGCGGCGGCGGTAGGACAGGGAAGACTGATGCGGGTATATTCCAACGCTTTCGGCAAACACGGGCTCTTTGTCGGCCAGGTGCTGCTGACGATGAGCGATATCACCGACCGCAAGCGGTTTCTCAATATTCGCAACACCCTGTTTCAATTGCTGGACTGGGGGGTAATCCCGGTCATCAACGAGAATGACACAGTCGCCGTCGAAGAGATAAAGTTCGGAGACAACGACAATCTGGCCGCGATGTGCGCCAATATCGTCGAGGCGCATCTTGTCGTCAATCTGACAAGTACAAACGGCCTCTACGATCAGAATCCGAGCCACTCCCAAAAAGCAAAGCTGATCACCCTGGTGACCGAAATAACCGAGGAAATAGAAAATGCCGCGAGCGATGAAGGCACCAGTGCGGGGATTGGCGGCATGAAAAGCAAGGTTCTGGCCGCGAAAAAGGTTATTGCCATCGGCACCCCTTACATTATCGCCCCCGGCAAGCGGAAGGGAGTCCTTCAGGAAATCATGGATGGCAAGGAGGTGGGCACCCTCTTCCTTCCTTCCGCGGATCATCTGAACAGCCGAAAATACTGGATTGCCTTCACACTGCGTTCCCGCGGACGTCTGCTTGTGGACGACGGGGCCAAGGCAGCGATAGTGCGGGATGGAAAAAGCCTTTTGCCCTCAGGAATAAACCAGGTAGAAGGGGAGTTCGCTTTGGGAGATCCTGTCAGTTGCGTTGATTTGACGGGAAACACAATCGCCAAGGGGCTTGTCAACTACGGTTCCGAAGACATGCGGAAAATCATCGGCTTGAAGAGCTCGCAAATTGAGTCGGCCCTTGGCTACAAGGACTACGACGAGGCGATCCACCGCGACAACCTTGCCGTAACCATCCATCAGAACGGCAAGACAAGGGGTTGA
- the obgE gene encoding GTPase ObgE → MKFIDEAKIYVKAGDGGRGCVSFRREKYVPHGGPDGGDGGHGGDVSIRASLSRRTLLDLKFRQHYVAKHGGHGEGSKRTGRDSENVEILVPVGTVIREAETGELLADLTVDGAVCIVAKGGMGGRGNARFATATRQTPRFAQPGIEGEERWITLELKLLADVGIVGLPNVGKSTLISRISAARPKIADYPFTTLIPNLGVVQFGEHESFVVADIPGLIEGAHTGQGMGIRFLRHVERTSVLLHIIDISPEESRGAWHDYELINRELEFFSPEMLAKPQIVAIGKLDLPITEERLKKEIDIFAEKGIKLFLFSAVTGKGVPELIREMVLLISREEKTGESQDIVDQ, encoded by the coding sequence ATGAAATTTATTGATGAAGCGAAAATTTATGTCAAGGCCGGCGACGGAGGGCGAGGCTGCGTCAGTTTCCGCCGGGAAAAGTATGTTCCCCACGGCGGACCGGACGGCGGCGACGGAGGACATGGTGGAGATGTAAGCATCCGGGCCTCCCTGAGCAGACGTACACTGCTTGATCTCAAGTTTCGCCAGCACTACGTTGCAAAACATGGAGGACACGGCGAGGGAAGCAAGCGAACGGGCAGGGACTCGGAGAACGTGGAGATACTTGTTCCGGTGGGGACGGTAATCCGGGAAGCGGAGACCGGCGAGCTGCTTGCCGACCTGACTGTTGACGGCGCCGTCTGCATAGTCGCCAAAGGGGGCATGGGAGGTCGGGGAAACGCGAGATTTGCCACCGCCACCCGGCAGACGCCGCGCTTCGCCCAACCGGGGATAGAGGGGGAGGAGCGCTGGATCACCCTGGAGCTGAAGCTTCTTGCCGACGTCGGGATTGTCGGACTTCCCAATGTCGGAAAATCCACACTTATTTCAAGAATATCCGCGGCCCGGCCCAAAATCGCCGACTACCCTTTTACAACGCTGATTCCCAATCTGGGCGTTGTCCAGTTCGGAGAACATGAATCGTTCGTGGTCGCCGACATTCCGGGACTGATAGAGGGCGCCCATACGGGGCAGGGCATGGGCATAAGGTTTCTGCGTCATGTCGAGCGCACCTCGGTTTTGTTGCATATAATCGACATATCGCCCGAAGAGAGCCGCGGCGCCTGGCATGATTATGAACTGATCAACCGGGAACTCGAATTTTTCAGCCCGGAGATGCTCGCAAAACCCCAGATCGTTGCCATCGGCAAGCTCGATCTTCCCATAACCGAGGAGCGCTTAAAAAAGGAAATTGACATCTTCGCCGAAAAAGGCATAAAGTTATTCCTCTTTTCGGCGGTAACGGGAAAAGGCGTTCCGGAGTTAATCCGCGAGATGGTCTTGCTGATTTCACGGGAAGAAAAAACAGGCGAATCACAGGACATCGTTGATCAATAG